A single window of Neurospora crassa OR74A linkage group VII, whole genome shotgun sequence DNA harbors:
- the pcb-1 gene encoding proteasome component PRE3 — MEFGTSGVLSEDGIHVDMDRLKKGEVNLGTSIMAVTFKDGVILGADSRTTTGAYIANRVTDKLTQVHDTIWCCRSGSAADTQAVADIVQYQLGLYHMVNGRPPTTQIAAAVFQEIAYANKDRLTAGLIIAGWDARHGGQVYNIPLGGSLHKQPYSIGGSGSTYIYGYCDANWKEGMEEAEAVAFVKEALKEAIKWDGSSGGVIRMVVLTEKGADRHLYLPDSDYKVRHQ; from the exons ATGGAATTTGGAACGTCGGGCGTGCTCAGCGAAG ATGGCATCCATGTCGATATGGACAGGTTGAAGAAGGGTGAGGTCAA TTTGGGTACCTCGAT TATGGCGGTCACATTCAAGGACGGTGTTATTCTCG GAGCCGACTCCCGCACAACCACAGGCGCCTACATTGCCAACCGCGTAACCGACAAGCTGACCCAAGTACACGACACCATCTGGTGCTGCCGCTCCGGATCCGCCGCCGATACACAAGCCGTCGCCGACATTGTGCAATACCAGCTGGGATTGTACCACATGGTCAACGGCAGGCCTCCGACGACACAGATTGCGGCTGCTGTCTTCCAGGAGATTGCTTATGCCAACAAGGATAGGTTGAC TGCCGGCCTCATTATTGCCGGCTGGGATGCCCGCCACGGTGGTCAAGTGTACAACATTCCGCTCGGCGGCTCCCTGCACAAGCAGCCGTATTCGATTGGCGGTTCCGGTTCCACATACATTTATGGGTACTGCGACGCCAactggaaggaaggaatggaGGAAGCCGAAGCCGTAGCGTTTGTCAAGGAGGCACTCAAGGAGGCGATCAAGTGGGATGGCTCCTCGGGAGGTGTCATcaggatggtggtgttgacggAGAAGGGCGCCGACAGGCATTTGTATCTGCCGGATTCGGATTACAAGGTGAGGCACCAGTGA
- a CDS encoding FAD dependent sulfhydryl oxidase Erv2 — translation MARRPHITLMLVVGVILFVFTTYMLSSSGSSGVVQHSETLDLGGSSGSGDHKSASGDGGSKSAFGISDNILKGGSIAPKLENATAKAELGRASWRLFHTMMARFPETPTAEESLALKTYIQLFARLYPCGDCASHFQKLLKKYPPQTSGRNAAAGWACFVHNEVNKRLKKEQFDCNKIGDFYDCGCGDEGAKKAGEAGAGAEVKTETKKGEDLKMD, via the exons ATGGCGCGAAGGCCGCACATTACGCTGATgctcgtcgtcggcgtcaTTCTCTTTGTGTTTACGACCTACATGCTCTCCTCGAGTGGCTCCTCGGGGGTGGTACAGCATTCAGAGACTCTCGATTTAGGCGGAAGTAGCGGCAGCGGAGATCACAAGAGTGCTAGTGGCGATGGCGGCAGCAAGTCCGCGTTTGGCATATCGGATAACATCCTCAAGGGCGGCTCTATCGCGCCCAAGCTGGAGAATGCGACGGCCAA AGCAGAACTAGGCCGCGCTTCCTGGCGTCTCTTCCACACCATGATGGCGCGCTTCCCCGAGACCCCGACCGCCGAAGAATCGTTGGCTTTGAAAACCTACATCCAGCTGTTCGCGCGCCTCTACCCCTGTGGCGACTGCGCATCGCACTTCCAGAAGCTGCTAAAGAAGTACCCACCGCAAACGAGCGGGCGCAACGCGGCGGCCGGATGGGCCTGCTTTGTCCATAATGAGGTCAACAAGCGCCTCAAGAAAGAGCAATTTGACTGTAACAAGATTGGGGATTTCTATGATTGTGGCTGTGGGGATGAAGGTGCCAAAAAGGCGGGGGAAGCTGGCGCTGGGGCAGAGGTCAAAACAGAGAcaaagaagggagaagatCTCAAGATGGATTGA